Proteins found in one Paenibacillus sp. FSL R10-2782 genomic segment:
- a CDS encoding DedA family protein — protein sequence MDVLKWIAQLFEEYGYGVLFFGLLLEFIALPFPGETTMAYAGYLSYSGTLDFGKLVLLAFLGTTIGMTITYFIGKWAGLPFIHKYGKWVLLSPDKLEKTQKWFQRYGYWLIFLGYFIPGVRHFTGYFAGIIALPLRKFALYAYSGALFWVILFLGIGKVFGPQWDAMFHLVELYALRIVVIIGIILLLYIVYRWRSFLIGSFRKSDKSVKTSSKNDTE from the coding sequence ATGGATGTGCTGAAATGGATCGCGCAATTGTTCGAAGAATACGGATACGGCGTCCTTTTTTTCGGCTTGCTGCTGGAATTTATTGCTTTACCTTTTCCCGGGGAAACCACGATGGCTTATGCGGGATATCTCTCCTATTCGGGTACGCTGGATTTTGGAAAGCTGGTGCTTCTGGCCTTTTTAGGCACAACCATCGGAATGACCATTACCTACTTTATCGGAAAATGGGCCGGACTCCCCTTTATCCATAAATACGGCAAATGGGTTTTGTTATCGCCGGACAAGCTTGAAAAAACGCAAAAATGGTTTCAACGTTACGGGTACTGGCTTATTTTTCTCGGATATTTCATTCCCGGTGTCCGGCATTTTACAGGTTATTTTGCGGGAATTATCGCCCTTCCCCTGCGTAAATTTGCCTTGTATGCATACAGCGGCGCCCTGTTCTGGGTCATCCTGTTTCTTGGCATCGGTAAGGTGTTCGGTCCGCAATGGGATGCCATGTTCCATTTGGTGGAGCTGTATGCGCTGCGAATCGTCGTCATCATCGGCATTATCCTTCTGCTATATATCGTTTACCGCTGGAGATCCTTCCTGATTGGTTCTTTCCGCAAGTCCGATAAATCAGTGAAAACCAGTAGCAAAAACGATACGGAATAA
- the guaA gene encoding glutamine-hydrolyzing GMP synthase yields MNKPNEIVVVLDFGGQYNQLIARRIRDLGVYSELLPYNTPAEKLRELAPKGIVFSGGPSSVYAENAPQVDRAIYDLGIPIFGICYGMQLMAHQLDGKVERAGKREYGKADVQFNEDTRLAKGLESRQTVWMSHGDHVTDLPSGFKLDAGTESAPIAAMSHPERNLYAVQFHPEVRHSIHGNEMISNFLYEVCGCEGKWTMESFIEDQIREIRQQVGDKKVLCALSGGVDSSVVAMLIHKAIGDQLTCMFIDHGLLRKGEAESVMETFVGKFDMKVVKIDARERFLSKLAGVDDPEQKRKIIGNEFIYVFEEESKQFDDFTFLAQGTLYTDIVESGTATAQTIKSHHNVGGLPEDMKFKLIEPLNALFKDEVRKVGEECGLPAEIVWRQPFPGPGLAIRVLGEVTEDKLTIVRESDYILREEIAKAGLDREIWQYFTALPNMKSVGVMGDARTYSYTVGIRAVTSIDGMTADWARIPWDVLEKISVRIVNEVDNVNRIVYDITSKPPATIEWE; encoded by the coding sequence ATGAATAAGCCTAATGAAATCGTTGTAGTTCTTGACTTTGGAGGACAATACAACCAGTTAATCGCAAGAAGAATACGGGACCTCGGCGTGTACAGCGAGCTCCTTCCATACAATACGCCTGCGGAGAAGCTGAGAGAACTGGCACCGAAAGGGATTGTTTTCTCAGGTGGACCTTCCAGCGTATATGCAGAAAATGCCCCTCAAGTCGACCGGGCAATCTATGATCTGGGAATTCCTATTTTCGGTATTTGCTATGGTATGCAGTTGATGGCTCACCAACTGGACGGTAAGGTAGAACGTGCAGGCAAGCGTGAGTACGGCAAAGCAGACGTGCAATTCAATGAGGATACAAGATTGGCCAAAGGGCTGGAATCTCGTCAAACCGTATGGATGAGCCACGGAGACCATGTTACGGATCTGCCATCCGGCTTTAAACTGGATGCAGGAACGGAAAGTGCACCGATTGCAGCAATGAGCCATCCGGAGCGGAATCTGTACGCGGTACAATTCCATCCAGAGGTGCGTCATTCCATTCATGGTAATGAGATGATTAGCAACTTCCTCTATGAAGTATGCGGTTGTGAAGGCAAATGGACGATGGAGTCGTTCATCGAGGACCAGATCCGTGAAATCCGCCAGCAGGTAGGCGACAAAAAAGTATTGTGCGCTTTAAGTGGCGGTGTAGATTCTTCCGTTGTAGCAATGCTCATTCATAAAGCGATTGGTGATCAACTGACATGTATGTTCATTGACCATGGACTGCTGCGCAAGGGCGAAGCTGAAAGTGTAATGGAGACGTTCGTTGGTAAATTTGATATGAAGGTTGTCAAAATTGACGCACGTGAGCGTTTCCTGTCCAAGCTGGCAGGAGTCGATGATCCGGAACAAAAACGTAAAATCATCGGTAACGAGTTCATCTATGTGTTCGAGGAAGAATCCAAGCAATTCGACGATTTTACATTCCTGGCACAAGGCACACTGTATACGGATATTGTAGAGAGTGGAACAGCCACGGCACAGACGATCAAATCGCACCATAACGTAGGTGGCTTGCCGGAAGACATGAAGTTCAAGTTGATCGAGCCGCTGAATGCACTGTTCAAAGATGAAGTACGTAAAGTCGGCGAAGAATGCGGACTTCCAGCTGAGATTGTATGGCGTCAGCCTTTCCCGGGTCCGGGTCTTGCCATTCGTGTACTGGGCGAAGTGACAGAGGACAAGCTTACGATTGTTCGTGAATCGGATTATATTTTGCGCGAGGAGATTGCCAAAGCCGGTCTGGACCGGGAAATCTGGCAATACTTCACCGCTCTGCCGAATATGAAGAGTGTTGGCGTAATGGGCGACGCTCGTACGTATTCTTACACTGTGGGCATTCGTGCAGTAACCTCCATCGACGGCATGACCGCCGACTGGGCGCGTATCCCTTGGGATGTGCTGGAGAAAATTTCGGTACGTATCGTTAATGAAGTGGATAACGTCAATCGCATCGTGTACGATATCACCTCTAAACCACCAGCAACGATTGAGTGGGAGTAG